One Solirubrobacter pauli DNA segment encodes these proteins:
- a CDS encoding class I SAM-dependent methyltransferase, translated as MTTIPSELKTRHRAMWASGDYPGMVETFLTPLGPRLVDACRVGPGTRVLDIAAGTGNASIPAAERGAKVTASDLTPELLHAGAGRTDLELDWVVADAESLPFEDETFEVVMSAIGVMFAPHHQDAADEIVRVCETGGTVGLLSWTPEGMLGALFRTMAPYAPPPPPGAQAPPLWGGEGHLRRLFGDRVEWTSLEREVLEITCFTEARDYGALFKARYGPTIAVRANAERNGRADEFDAALDAFCEEWNLAGPGEPARFEMEYLLAVGSRT; from the coding sequence ATGACGACGATCCCTTCTGAGCTCAAGACGCGCCACCGTGCGATGTGGGCCAGCGGCGACTACCCGGGAATGGTCGAGACCTTCCTGACGCCGCTCGGCCCACGGCTCGTCGACGCGTGCCGGGTCGGCCCCGGCACGCGCGTGCTGGACATCGCCGCCGGCACCGGCAACGCCTCGATCCCCGCCGCCGAGCGCGGCGCGAAGGTCACCGCCTCCGACCTCACGCCCGAGCTGCTGCACGCGGGCGCCGGCCGCACCGACCTCGAGCTGGACTGGGTCGTCGCGGACGCGGAGTCGCTCCCGTTCGAGGACGAGACGTTCGAGGTCGTGATGTCGGCGATCGGCGTGATGTTCGCCCCGCACCACCAGGACGCCGCCGACGAGATCGTGCGCGTGTGCGAGACCGGCGGGACGGTCGGGCTGCTGAGTTGGACGCCCGAGGGCATGCTCGGCGCGCTGTTCCGCACCATGGCGCCGTACGCGCCGCCGCCGCCTCCGGGCGCGCAGGCGCCGCCGCTGTGGGGCGGGGAAGGGCATCTGCGCCGCCTGTTCGGCGACCGCGTGGAGTGGACGTCGCTCGAGCGCGAGGTGCTGGAGATCACGTGCTTCACAGAGGCCCGCGACTACGGCGCGCTGTTCAAGGCCCGCTACGGCCCGACGATCGCGGTGCGCGCGAACGCCGAGCGCAACGGCCGCGCGGACGAGTTCGACGCGGCGCTGGACGCCTTCTGCGAGGAGTGGAACCTCGCCGGCCCCGGCGAGCCCGCGCGCTTCGAGATGGAGTACCTACTCGCGGTCGGCAGCCGAACTTAA
- a CDS encoding LuxR C-terminal-related transcriptional regulator produces MELLERDHERAALETAIETGGVVVVLGEAGIGKTALVASAAHGRHALWGACDPLITPRPLGPLRDVAGQVGGAFARAVADGAREDVLAAARAALANAALLVIEDLHWADDATLDVVALLGRGLARGAGASGASGATGAARPAGAGSRPRAPGCLVITARPDARREVRRVLSSLPGERIEPGALSPAAVARLAGRDAPDLHAVTGGNPFFVTEALAAGGDGVPASVRDAVELRVGALSERARAVVELAAVVPGATELWLFAEPAAAIDECIAAGLLHLQGEALAFRHDLARRAVEDSIPPLRRRELDRQVLGALEFAGHDDPARLAHHARRCGDTEAILRLAPRAARAAGAAHQQALEQWEAALEAGAGEEALEGVAVEAYLSGWPERGIEARRTLAERHADDPCRLGDDLRRLSRLLWWSGRGPEALAAGDEAIAILEPLGATRELAMALSTQSQLAMLGDDLRAAIELGQRAATMARWLGDDETVVHALTNVGTALIGGPEHERGRALLAEAIELTRDDDNACRALINRATATLSRRREDTRVDADLDAALTFAREHELYGYLQYALGVRANVHLYRGEWDAAEANARASLDLGEQRGVSLCPGLVCLGRLQARRGEPEAGATLDEAWRWATATGELQRIAPTVAGLAEHAWLDDRLEEQLPHLEATYALADERRQPWVRADMAMWLRRAGRDVPGHPEDPEPYALAAAGDWRAAAAAWQRMQYPYEAAGALAEAGDVEALEVYDRLGASRTAAHLRRRLRANGVRKIPRGPRPASRNAPGGLTPRESEVLAQLRTGATNAEIAQALVISTKTVDHHVSAVLSKLGVTSRRELKRPGRLSSAADRE; encoded by the coding sequence TTGGAGCTGCTTGAGCGAGATCACGAGCGAGCCGCGCTGGAGACGGCGATCGAGACCGGCGGGGTCGTCGTCGTGCTCGGCGAGGCCGGCATCGGCAAGACGGCGCTGGTGGCCTCCGCCGCGCACGGCCGCCACGCGCTCTGGGGCGCCTGCGACCCGCTGATCACGCCCCGCCCCCTAGGCCCGCTGCGCGACGTCGCCGGCCAGGTCGGCGGCGCGTTCGCCCGCGCCGTCGCCGACGGCGCGCGGGAGGACGTCCTCGCCGCGGCCCGTGCGGCCCTGGCGAACGCCGCGCTGCTGGTGATCGAGGACCTCCACTGGGCGGACGACGCCACGCTGGACGTCGTCGCGCTGCTGGGCCGGGGCCTCGCCCGTGGGGCCGGCGCGAGCGGCGCGAGCGGCGCGACCGGCGCCGCGCGGCCCGCGGGGGCAGGCTCGCGCCCGCGCGCGCCCGGCTGCCTCGTCATCACGGCGCGGCCGGACGCGCGGCGCGAGGTCCGGCGCGTCCTCTCCTCGCTGCCGGGCGAGCGGATCGAGCCCGGCGCGCTCTCCCCCGCCGCCGTCGCGCGGCTCGCGGGCCGCGACGCGCCCGACCTGCACGCCGTCACCGGCGGCAACCCGTTCTTCGTCACCGAGGCGCTCGCGGCGGGCGGCGACGGCGTGCCCGCGAGCGTGCGGGACGCGGTCGAGCTGCGCGTCGGCGCGCTGTCGGAGCGGGCGCGGGCGGTGGTGGAGCTCGCAGCGGTCGTGCCGGGCGCGACCGAGCTGTGGCTGTTCGCCGAGCCGGCGGCCGCGATCGACGAGTGCATCGCCGCCGGCCTGCTGCACCTGCAGGGCGAGGCGCTCGCATTCCGGCACGACCTCGCGCGGCGCGCGGTCGAGGACAGCATCCCGCCGCTGCGCCGGCGCGAGCTGGACCGGCAGGTGCTGGGCGCCTTGGAGTTCGCCGGCCACGACGATCCCGCGAGGCTCGCGCACCACGCGCGGCGCTGCGGCGACACCGAGGCGATCCTCCGGCTCGCGCCCCGGGCCGCCCGGGCCGCGGGCGCCGCGCACCAGCAGGCACTCGAGCAGTGGGAGGCGGCGCTCGAGGCGGGCGCGGGCGAGGAGGCGCTCGAAGGCGTCGCCGTCGAGGCGTACCTGAGCGGCTGGCCCGAGCGCGGGATCGAGGCGCGGCGGACGCTCGCCGAGCGCCACGCCGACGACCCGTGCCGGCTCGGCGACGACCTGCGCAGGCTCTCACGCCTGCTGTGGTGGTCCGGCCGCGGCCCGGAGGCGCTCGCGGCGGGCGATGAGGCGATCGCGATCCTGGAGCCGCTCGGGGCCACGCGCGAGCTGGCGATGGCGCTGAGCACGCAGTCCCAGCTGGCCATGCTCGGCGACGACCTGCGGGCGGCGATCGAGCTCGGCCAGCGCGCCGCGACCATGGCCCGCTGGCTCGGCGACGACGAGACCGTCGTGCATGCGCTCACCAACGTCGGCACCGCGCTGATCGGCGGGCCGGAGCACGAACGCGGCCGGGCGCTGCTGGCGGAGGCGATCGAGCTCACGCGCGACGACGACAACGCCTGCCGCGCGCTGATCAACCGCGCCACGGCCACGCTGTCGCGCCGGCGCGAGGACACCCGCGTGGACGCCGACCTCGACGCCGCGCTCACGTTCGCGCGCGAGCACGAGCTCTACGGCTACCTGCAGTACGCGCTCGGCGTCCGCGCGAACGTCCACCTCTACCGCGGGGAGTGGGACGCCGCCGAGGCCAACGCGCGCGCGTCGCTCGACCTCGGCGAGCAGCGCGGCGTGAGCCTCTGCCCCGGGCTGGTCTGCCTCGGCCGCCTCCAGGCGCGGCGCGGCGAGCCGGAAGCGGGCGCCACGCTCGACGAGGCGTGGCGCTGGGCGACCGCGACGGGCGAGCTGCAGCGGATCGCGCCGACCGTCGCCGGCCTGGCCGAGCACGCCTGGCTCGACGACCGGCTCGAGGAGCAGCTCCCCCACCTCGAGGCCACCTACGCGCTCGCCGACGAACGCCGGCAGCCCTGGGTCCGGGCCGACATGGCGATGTGGCTGCGCCGCGCGGGCCGCGACGTCCCCGGCCACCCGGAGGACCCGGAGCCGTACGCGCTCGCGGCCGCCGGCGACTGGCGCGCGGCGGCCGCCGCGTGGCAGCGGATGCAGTACCCATATGAGGCCGCCGGCGCGCTCGCCGAGGCCGGCGACGTCGAGGCGCTCGAGGTCTACGACCGGCTCGGCGCCAGCCGCACGGCGGCGCACCTGCGCCGGCGGCTACGCGCCAACGGGGTGCGCAAGATCCCGCGCGGGCCGCGCCCCGCCAGCCGCAACGCGCCCGGCGGGCTCACGCCCCGCGAGTCGGAGGTGCTCGCCCAGCTCCGCACCGGCGCGACCAACGCGGAGATCGCGCAGGCCCTGGTCATCTCGACCAAGACCGTCGACCACCACGTCTCCGCGGTCCTGTCGAAGCTGGGCGTCACGTCCCGCCGCGAACTTAAACGTCCTGGACGTTTAAGTTCGGCTGCCGACCGCGAGTAG
- a CDS encoding DMT family transporter, translating to MYFCLASGAAFGAMAVFGKLAYAEGATVGTLLALRFLFASGLFWAGNATFVAKEGQSLFRLERRDVLLALGLGAGGYALQAGLYFAALPRIDAGVLSLLVFTFPVIVAVAAVALGREVLTRRRVVALASSSAGLVLVVGGAGGLDPVGVALGLAAAVVYSGYILVSESVAKRMSPLTLAALVCTGAAGALTVGAVLVGQFQPGELTVAGWWWLLCLAGVSTVAAVALFFAGLARVGPTRASILATVEPLVTVLLAFAVFGETIGLAGVLGGVLVVAAVLLAQT from the coding sequence ATGTACTTCTGCCTCGCCTCGGGCGCCGCGTTCGGCGCGATGGCCGTGTTCGGCAAGCTCGCCTACGCGGAGGGCGCCACGGTCGGGACGCTGCTGGCGCTCCGCTTCCTGTTCGCGTCGGGGCTCTTCTGGGCCGGAAACGCGACATTTGTCGCTAAAGAGGGACAGTCCCTCTTCAGGTTGGAGCGGCGCGACGTGCTGCTCGCGCTCGGGCTCGGCGCGGGCGGGTACGCGCTGCAGGCCGGGCTGTACTTCGCGGCGCTGCCGCGGATCGACGCCGGCGTGCTGTCGCTGCTCGTGTTCACCTTCCCGGTGATCGTCGCGGTGGCGGCCGTGGCGCTCGGGCGCGAGGTGCTGACGCGGCGGCGCGTGGTCGCGCTCGCCTCGTCGTCGGCGGGGCTCGTGCTGGTCGTCGGTGGCGCGGGCGGATTGGACCCCGTGGGCGTCGCGCTCGGCCTCGCGGCGGCCGTCGTGTACAGCGGCTACATCCTCGTGAGCGAGAGCGTGGCGAAGCGGATGTCGCCGCTCACGCTCGCGGCGCTCGTCTGCACGGGCGCGGCGGGCGCGCTGACGGTCGGCGCCGTGCTCGTCGGCCAGTTCCAGCCGGGCGAGCTGACCGTCGCGGGCTGGTGGTGGCTGCTGTGCCTGGCGGGCGTGTCGACCGTCGCCGCGGTCGCGCTGTTCTTCGCCGGCCTCGCGCGGGTCGGGCCCACGCGCGCGTCGATCCTCGCGACCGTCGAGCCGCTCGTGACCGTCCTGCTCGCGTTCGCCGTCTTCGGCGAGACGATCGGCCTCGCGGGGGTTCTCGGTGGGGTCCTGGTCGTGGCAGCCGTATTGCTCGCGCAGACCTGA
- a CDS encoding LysR family transcriptional regulator, translating to MLELRRLRLLRELHERGTIAAVADALQFTPSAVSQQLAMLEREAGVKLIEKAGRGVKLTDPGLVLVEHADALLQRAALAEADLAAAAGDIAGRGRVAAFQSAAFKLALPAIAALRESAPRLRCELVEGEPEMALPMLALGDLDLVIGDEWDHHTWRLSDALTRYPLLRDPLMLVGSDRPLRELKDAHWAAGHPGMSWEESLRGVCREHGGFEPDIRHRSNDANVALALAARGLATTLLPRLVLGDDVPATPVPSSRTIYAVIRTADVRRPSTRALLAAIRDQLPAS from the coding sequence ATGCTCGAGCTGCGACGCCTTCGCCTGCTGCGGGAGCTGCACGAGCGCGGCACGATCGCCGCCGTCGCCGACGCGCTCCAGTTCACGCCCTCGGCGGTCTCGCAGCAGCTCGCGATGCTCGAGCGCGAGGCGGGCGTGAAGCTGATCGAGAAGGCCGGCCGGGGCGTCAAGCTCACCGATCCCGGGCTGGTGCTGGTCGAGCACGCCGACGCGCTGCTGCAGCGCGCCGCGCTGGCCGAGGCGGACCTCGCGGCGGCGGCGGGCGACATCGCCGGGCGCGGACGGGTCGCGGCGTTCCAGTCGGCGGCCTTCAAGCTCGCGCTCCCGGCCATCGCGGCGCTGCGCGAGAGCGCGCCCCGCCTGCGCTGCGAGCTGGTCGAGGGCGAGCCGGAGATGGCGCTGCCGATGCTCGCGCTGGGCGACCTCGACCTCGTGATCGGCGACGAGTGGGACCACCACACGTGGCGGCTCTCGGACGCGCTCACCCGCTACCCGCTGCTGCGCGACCCGCTGATGCTGGTCGGCTCGGACCGGCCGCTGCGCGAGCTCAAGGACGCGCACTGGGCCGCGGGCCACCCGGGGATGTCGTGGGAGGAGAGCCTGCGTGGCGTGTGCCGCGAGCACGGCGGCTTCGAGCCGGACATCCGGCATCGCTCGAACGACGCCAACGTCGCGCTGGCGCTCGCCGCGCGTGGGCTCGCGACGACGCTGCTGCCGCGCCTCGTGCTCGGAGACGACGTGCCCGCCACGCCGGTCCCGTCGAGCCGCACGATCTACGCCGTGATCCGCACCGCCGACGTGCGGCGCCCGAGCACCCGCGCCCTGCTCGCCGCGATCCGTGATCAACTTCCAGCCTCATGA
- a CDS encoding alpha/beta hydrolase codes for MRLLAAVLLVFAAFAAPAVAATECPSGARCGKIDVPVDRSGAVAGTFPIAYATLPATGPRVGTVFFLAGGPGEAAIIYTTELATELAPIRDAYDIVVVDQRGTGRSGEVDCRSGGGFGDDAVEGCAKELGKRRAFLTTEETARDLEDLRAALGLEKIVPLGVSYGTKVAGEYARRFPERTAAVVLDSPTGVGPIDLLFLQGIAAAPRVLREACATGPCAESVKDAAVALYAAVKRVGGRGLPAQVGPAELAEKTRIKEDFVLNALLLGDADAGLRADLPAALLSLSRGDTAPATHLLERLIVAYAQAPDEDDEDESTDEPDSGTSRYLATACLEAALPWATTSAPATRRDARRAYIRQLGPGPFAPFKPSTVWDGSPLDLCLNWPATPAPEPVPEAGPDVPVLVLSGRADLRTPLELATRVAADYPRATLLDVPHVGHSVISADRSGCAVRGLETFLNGAAPAPCTAAAAVPAARYLPASARGLSARQAARSTVDALLHDLVATRVVAGRRARYELLGLRGGEATVRNGRLTLSRVAWFRGVRVTGSVSAKTGKGRVTVTGPGKQRRTVRL; via the coding sequence TTGCGCCTTCTCGCCGCCGTCCTCCTCGTCTTCGCCGCGTTCGCCGCGCCCGCCGTCGCCGCCACCGAGTGCCCGTCCGGCGCGCGCTGCGGCAAGATCGACGTGCCGGTGGACCGCTCCGGCGCCGTGGCCGGCACGTTCCCGATCGCGTACGCGACCCTGCCCGCGACGGGCCCGCGCGTCGGCACCGTGTTCTTCCTCGCGGGCGGCCCGGGCGAGGCGGCGATCATCTACACCACCGAGCTCGCGACCGAGCTCGCGCCGATCCGCGACGCGTACGACATCGTGGTCGTCGACCAGCGCGGCACCGGTCGCTCCGGGGAGGTCGACTGCCGGTCGGGCGGCGGCTTCGGCGACGACGCCGTCGAGGGCTGCGCGAAGGAGCTCGGGAAGCGGCGCGCGTTCCTGACGACGGAGGAGACCGCGCGGGACCTGGAGGACCTGCGCGCCGCGCTCGGCCTGGAGAAGATCGTCCCGCTCGGCGTCTCGTACGGGACGAAGGTGGCGGGTGAGTACGCGCGCCGGTTCCCCGAGCGCACGGCGGCGGTCGTGCTCGACTCGCCGACCGGCGTCGGGCCGATCGACCTGCTGTTCCTGCAGGGGATCGCGGCGGCGCCGCGGGTGTTGCGCGAGGCGTGCGCGACCGGTCCGTGCGCCGAGTCGGTCAAGGACGCGGCCGTGGCCCTCTACGCGGCCGTCAAGCGCGTGGGCGGGCGCGGCCTGCCCGCGCAGGTCGGCCCGGCGGAGCTCGCGGAGAAGACGCGGATCAAGGAGGACTTCGTGCTCAACGCGCTCCTGCTCGGCGACGCCGACGCCGGGCTGCGCGCGGACCTCCCGGCCGCGCTGCTCTCGCTCTCGCGCGGCGACACCGCACCGGCCACGCACCTCCTCGAGCGCCTGATCGTCGCCTACGCGCAGGCCCCCGACGAGGACGACGAGGACGAGTCCACGGACGAGCCCGACTCCGGCACGTCCCGCTACCTCGCCACCGCCTGCCTCGAGGCCGCGCTGCCGTGGGCGACCACGTCGGCGCCCGCCACCCGGCGCGACGCGCGCCGCGCGTACATCCGGCAGCTCGGCCCGGGCCCGTTCGCCCCGTTCAAGCCGTCGACCGTCTGGGACGGCTCGCCGCTGGACCTGTGCCTGAACTGGCCCGCGACGCCCGCGCCCGAGCCGGTCCCCGAGGCCGGCCCCGACGTGCCGGTGCTCGTCCTGTCGGGCCGAGCGGACCTGCGCACCCCGCTCGAGCTCGCGACCCGCGTCGCCGCCGACTACCCGCGCGCGACCCTGCTGGACGTGCCGCACGTGGGGCACTCCGTGATCTCCGCCGACCGCTCGGGCTGCGCCGTGCGCGGCCTGGAGACGTTCCTGAACGGCGCCGCACCGGCACCGTGCACGGCCGCGGCGGCCGTCCCCGCGGCCCGCTACCTGCCCGCGTCGGCCCGCGGGTTGAGCGCCAGGCAGGCCGCCCGCTCCACGGTCGACGCCCTGCTGCACGACCTGGTCGCGACGCGCGTGGTGGCCGGCCGGCGCGCGCGGTACGAGCTGCTGGGCCTGCGCGGCGGCGAGGCGACCGTGCGCAACGGCCGCCTGACGCTGAGCCGCGTCGCCTGGTTCCGCGGTGTGCGCGTGACCGGCAGCGTGAGCGCGAAGACGGGCAAGGGCCGCGTGACCGTCACCGGGCCCGGCAAGCAGCGCCGGACCGTACGGCTCTAG
- a CDS encoding PLP-dependent aminotransferase family protein, translating into MDVSQLFSARGRAGADPELAIILAGPPPGTLGMTGGFPNASTFPSDELAEIATRLVRDEPGLALQYTPSAGIPSFREYLRERTAKMQEREPAADELMVTSGGMECIDLLCRSLLDPGDDVAVEAPTYLGAIMAFKDYGAVQTGVPMDEHGLDVAAFEALLDDGYRPKLLYTIPEFQNPSGRTMTVERRRALVDLCREFNVLIVEDVAYKELSFDGTQLPSLWSLGPDVTVQVGTFSKIFCPGTRLGWAVGPAPLIAQLTTAKGGIDQCAGALSQRLVEEYGRAGLFGQRLPHTRALYESHWVALSAALERHMPEGVSWSEPTGGMFTWLRMPEGLDARELRPAATEAGVAYVPGAPFYVEAGGADEMRLSYSSLGEAQLGEAAERLARVIEAALVTAAR; encoded by the coding sequence ATGGACGTGTCGCAGCTGTTCTCCGCCCGTGGGCGCGCCGGCGCCGATCCCGAGCTGGCGATCATCCTCGCCGGGCCGCCGCCCGGCACGCTCGGCATGACGGGCGGGTTCCCGAACGCGTCCACCTTCCCGAGCGACGAGCTGGCGGAGATCGCCACCCGGCTCGTACGCGACGAGCCCGGCCTCGCGCTGCAGTACACGCCCAGCGCCGGCATCCCGAGCTTCCGCGAGTACCTGCGCGAGCGCACCGCCAAGATGCAGGAGCGCGAGCCGGCCGCCGACGAGCTGATGGTCACCAGCGGCGGCATGGAGTGCATCGACCTGCTCTGCCGCTCCCTGCTGGACCCGGGTGACGACGTCGCCGTCGAGGCGCCGACGTACCTCGGCGCGATCATGGCCTTCAAGGACTACGGCGCCGTGCAGACGGGCGTGCCGATGGACGAGCACGGGCTCGACGTCGCCGCCTTCGAGGCGCTGCTCGACGACGGCTACCGGCCCAAGCTCCTCTACACGATCCCGGAGTTCCAGAACCCGTCGGGGCGCACGATGACGGTCGAGCGGCGGCGCGCGCTGGTCGACCTGTGCCGTGAGTTCAACGTGCTGATCGTCGAGGACGTCGCCTACAAGGAGCTGTCGTTCGACGGCACGCAGCTGCCGTCGCTGTGGTCGCTCGGTCCGGACGTGACCGTGCAGGTCGGCACGTTCTCGAAGATCTTCTGCCCCGGCACCCGGCTCGGCTGGGCGGTCGGCCCGGCGCCGCTGATCGCGCAGCTGACGACGGCCAAGGGCGGCATCGACCAGTGCGCGGGCGCGCTCAGCCAGCGCCTGGTGGAGGAGTACGGGCGCGCCGGGCTGTTCGGCCAGCGGCTCCCGCACACGCGCGCGCTGTACGAGTCGCACTGGGTCGCGCTGTCGGCGGCGCTGGAGCGCCACATGCCCGAGGGCGTGAGCTGGAGCGAGCCGACCGGCGGCATGTTCACCTGGTTGCGGATGCCCGAGGGCCTGGACGCGCGTGAGCTGCGCCCCGCGGCGACCGAGGCGGGCGTGGCCTACGTGCCGGGCGCCCCGTTCTACGTCGAGGCGGGCGGCGCCGACGAGATGCGCCTGTCCTACAGCTCGCTCGGCGAGGCGCAGCTCGGCGAGGCCGCGGAGCGCCTCGCGCGCGTGATCGAAGCGGCACTCGTCACAGCCGCGCGATGA
- a CDS encoding CoA-acylating methylmalonate-semialdehyde dehydrogenase, translating to METINHVIGGAQTAGASTRTSPVYDPATGQVQRNVLLAEPQDVDTAVQAARAAFPAWADTSVVRRARVMFRFRELITAHTDELARIIAAEHGKTVEDAKGEVVRGMEVVEYACGIAELTKGEFSDQVSTGVDLHSFRQPLGVCAGITPFNFPIMVPMWMHPVAIATGNTFVLKPSERDPSVSNFIADLYAQAGLPDGVFNVVHGDKTAVDALLDHPDVDAISFVGSTPIAKYIYERATAAGKRVQALGGAKNHAIVMPDADLAFASDQLIAAGYGSAGQRCMAISIAVAVGDAADELVEKLREKALNVKVGPGLDPQSEMGPLVTPQARDRVVDYIGRGEGDVVVDGRELKLDGDGFFVGPTLIDNVTTDMSVYQDEIFGPVLSVTRVETLDAAIDLINANNYANGVAIFTSSGHAAREFQRRVKVGMIGVNVPIPVPMAFYSFGGWKDSLFGDHHIHGPEGVRFYTRGKVVTTRWPDQAPDPTHLHFPTAS from the coding sequence CTGGAGACGATCAACCACGTCATCGGCGGTGCGCAGACCGCCGGCGCGTCCACGCGCACAAGCCCCGTCTATGACCCGGCGACCGGGCAGGTCCAGCGCAACGTGCTGCTGGCCGAGCCGCAGGACGTCGACACCGCCGTCCAGGCCGCCAGAGCCGCCTTCCCCGCCTGGGCCGACACGTCGGTCGTGCGCCGCGCCCGCGTGATGTTCCGATTCCGCGAGTTGATCACGGCACACACCGACGAGCTGGCGCGGATCATCGCCGCCGAGCACGGCAAGACGGTCGAGGACGCCAAGGGCGAGGTCGTCCGTGGCATGGAGGTCGTCGAGTACGCGTGCGGGATCGCGGAGCTCACGAAGGGCGAGTTCTCCGACCAGGTCTCCACGGGCGTGGACCTGCACAGCTTCCGCCAGCCGCTCGGCGTGTGCGCGGGGATCACGCCGTTCAACTTCCCGATCATGGTCCCGATGTGGATGCACCCGGTGGCGATCGCCACCGGGAACACGTTCGTGCTCAAGCCCTCCGAGCGCGACCCGTCGGTGAGCAACTTCATCGCCGACCTGTACGCGCAGGCGGGCCTGCCGGACGGCGTCTTCAACGTCGTCCACGGCGACAAGACGGCGGTCGACGCGCTGCTCGACCACCCGGACGTCGACGCGATCAGCTTCGTCGGCTCGACCCCGATCGCCAAGTACATCTACGAGCGCGCGACCGCCGCCGGGAAGCGCGTGCAGGCGCTCGGCGGCGCCAAGAACCACGCGATCGTGATGCCCGACGCGGACCTCGCGTTCGCCTCCGACCAGCTGATCGCGGCGGGCTATGGGTCCGCCGGCCAGCGCTGCATGGCCATCAGCATCGCGGTCGCGGTCGGGGACGCCGCCGACGAGCTCGTCGAGAAGCTGCGGGAGAAGGCGCTGAACGTGAAGGTCGGCCCGGGGCTGGATCCGCAGTCGGAGATGGGCCCGCTCGTGACCCCGCAGGCCCGCGACCGCGTCGTCGACTACATCGGCCGCGGCGAGGGCGACGTGGTCGTGGACGGCCGCGAGCTCAAGCTCGACGGCGACGGGTTCTTCGTCGGCCCGACCCTGATCGACAACGTGACGACCGACATGTCCGTCTACCAAGACGAGATCTTCGGCCCGGTCCTTTCGGTCACCCGGGTGGAAACGCTCGACGCCGCGATCGATCTGATCAACGCCAACAACTACGCCAACGGCGTCGCGATCTTCACGTCCAGCGGCCACGCCGCGCGCGAGTTCCAGCGCCGCGTGAAGGTGGGCATGATCGGGGTCAACGTCCCGATCCCCGTGCCGATGGCGTTCTACAGCTTCGGCGGCTGGAAGGACTCGCTGTTCGGGGACCACCACATCCACGGTCCCGAGGGCGTCCGCTTCTACACGCGCGGCAAGGTCGTGACGACGCGTTGGCCCGACCAGGCGCCGGATCCCACGCATCTTCACTTCCCGACGGCATCCTGA
- the xylA gene encoding xylose isomerase, producing MAEHRFTFGLWTVGNPGRDPFGGPTRAEVDPVDSVHKLAELGAWGVSLHDDDLIPMGSSAAETEKIVTRFKGALEETGLGVGMATTNLFGHPAFKDGAFTSNDRGVRRAAIGKAARFIDIAADLNAEVYVFWGGREGTEVGVAKDPRDALERYREAINVLSQYVIDQGYNLRFAMEPKPNEPRGDIFLPTVGHALHFIETLDHPEMVGVNPEFAHETMAGLSFHHAIGHALWADKLFHIDLNSQRIGRYDQDFRFGAEDLKESFLLVRLLERAGYSGPLHFDAHSYRNENAAGVWDFAAGCMATYRALAEKAAHFDSLPEVQEALAGASQPELAESSAGGDTAETLKGEAEWSHLDQLAERGYYNEKLDQILVEVLLGVR from the coding sequence GTGGCGGAGCATCGCTTCACGTTCGGTCTGTGGACCGTCGGCAATCCGGGTCGTGACCCGTTCGGTGGTCCCACCCGGGCCGAGGTCGACCCTGTCGACTCGGTCCACAAGCTGGCCGAGCTCGGTGCGTGGGGCGTTTCGCTGCACGACGACGACCTGATCCCGATGGGCTCCAGCGCAGCCGAGACGGAGAAGATCGTCACGCGCTTCAAGGGCGCGCTGGAGGAGACGGGGCTCGGCGTCGGCATGGCAACGACCAACCTGTTCGGCCACCCGGCGTTCAAGGACGGCGCGTTCACGTCCAACGACCGCGGCGTCCGGCGCGCGGCGATCGGCAAGGCCGCGCGCTTCATCGACATCGCGGCCGACCTCAACGCCGAGGTCTACGTCTTCTGGGGTGGCCGCGAGGGCACCGAGGTCGGGGTCGCGAAGGACCCGCGCGACGCGCTCGAGCGCTACCGCGAGGCCATCAACGTGCTCAGCCAGTACGTGATCGACCAGGGCTACAACCTGCGCTTCGCGATGGAGCCCAAGCCCAACGAGCCGCGCGGGGACATCTTCCTGCCGACGGTCGGCCACGCGCTGCACTTCATCGAGACGCTCGACCATCCCGAGATGGTGGGCGTGAACCCCGAGTTCGCGCACGAGACGATGGCGGGGCTGAGCTTCCACCACGCGATCGGCCACGCGCTGTGGGCCGACAAGCTCTTCCACATCGACCTGAACTCGCAGCGGATCGGCCGCTACGACCAGGACTTCCGCTTCGGCGCGGAGGACCTGAAGGAGTCGTTCCTGCTCGTCCGCCTGCTCGAGCGCGCCGGCTACTCCGGCCCGCTGCACTTCGACGCGCACTCCTACCGCAACGAGAACGCCGCGGGCGTGTGGGACTTCGCCGCCGGCTGCATGGCGACCTACCGCGCGCTGGCCGAGAAGGCCGCGCACTTCGACTCGCTGCCCGAGGTCCAGGAGGCGCTCGCGGGCGCGTCCCAGCCGGAGCTCGCCGAGTCCTCCGCCGGTGGCGACACCGCCGAGACGCTCAAGGGCGAGGCCGAGTGGTCGCACCTCGACCAGCTCGCCGAGCGCGGCTACTACAACGAGAAGCTCGACCAGATCCTGGTCGAGGTCCTCTTGGGCGTCCGATAG